A stretch of Anaeromyxobacter dehalogenans 2CP-1 DNA encodes these proteins:
- a CDS encoding DUF294 nucleotidyltransferase-like domain-containing protein: MAALDPVAFVRGTPPFDALPADAFRDAARALEIVFFPTGTRVLERGGTPSEHLYVIRKGAVRLEREGQTLQLLEEGEVFGFTSLISGKATLDVTVEEDLLAYRLPRQEFQALLAYGPFAGHFASGLAERLRNSLERSQVASFQPDLAVPVSTLLRGPAVRIAPAATVGEAARVMAERGVGSLIVDSEPPGIVTDRDFRARVLAQGRGPETPVLDVYTAPLRTVGGDVPVYEAWRILLDSGVHHLPITRNGGEIAGVLTATDLLKCTASGPVAVMKRLERLGGRDALPGYGTKVSEMVSALFAGGLEPTVIGGFVARLNETLAGRILRWAEDDLGPPPCPYGWLVFGSEGRKEQMILTDQDNALAWRDDTPEARAYFAAMAERANADLVAAGFPRCPGGYMATRWQGSLAEWEERFRAWLDRPTPQALLEASIFFDFRVAQGSLDPEPLEAIVRRARNARTFLAAMAKSALTFHAPGGLMLRLRSESSKFDLKLKGVSPIVFLARVYGLEAGARSSNTLERLAAAVKAGLIEQDTCDTLSEAYRYILRLRLREQLRTISDGKIPSNVVSMSDLSSIERSRLRDAFRAIEVWQERASYHYRTDLF; encoded by the coding sequence ATGGCCGCCCTCGATCCGGTCGCGTTCGTCCGCGGGACCCCGCCGTTCGACGCGCTGCCGGCGGACGCGTTCCGCGACGCCGCGCGCGCGCTCGAGATCGTGTTCTTCCCGACCGGCACGCGCGTCCTGGAGCGCGGCGGCACGCCGTCCGAGCACCTGTACGTCATCCGCAAGGGCGCGGTGCGGCTCGAGCGCGAGGGCCAGACGCTCCAGCTCCTCGAGGAGGGCGAGGTGTTCGGGTTCACCTCGCTCATCTCCGGCAAGGCGACGCTGGACGTGACCGTCGAGGAGGACCTGCTCGCGTACCGGCTGCCGCGCCAGGAGTTCCAGGCGCTCCTCGCCTACGGGCCGTTCGCCGGGCACTTCGCGTCCGGGCTGGCCGAGCGGCTCCGGAACAGCCTGGAGCGCTCGCAGGTGGCGAGCTTCCAGCCCGACCTGGCCGTCCCGGTCTCGACCCTGCTGCGCGGGCCGGCGGTCCGGATCGCGCCGGCGGCGACGGTGGGCGAGGCGGCGCGGGTGATGGCGGAGCGCGGGGTGGGCTCGCTCATCGTGGACTCGGAGCCGCCCGGGATCGTGACCGACCGTGACTTCCGCGCGCGGGTGCTGGCGCAGGGGCGCGGGCCGGAGACGCCGGTCCTCGACGTGTACACCGCGCCGCTCCGGACGGTGGGCGGCGACGTGCCGGTGTACGAGGCCTGGCGCATCCTGCTCGACTCGGGCGTGCACCACCTGCCCATCACCCGGAACGGCGGCGAGATCGCCGGCGTGCTCACCGCGACCGACCTGCTGAAGTGCACCGCGTCCGGGCCGGTGGCGGTGATGAAGCGGCTGGAGCGGCTGGGCGGCCGCGACGCGCTGCCCGGCTACGGGACCAAGGTGAGCGAGATGGTCTCGGCGTTGTTCGCGGGCGGGCTCGAGCCGACCGTGATCGGCGGGTTCGTGGCGCGGCTGAACGAGACGCTGGCCGGCCGGATCCTGCGCTGGGCCGAGGACGACCTCGGTCCGCCGCCGTGCCCGTACGGCTGGCTGGTGTTCGGCTCCGAGGGGCGCAAGGAGCAGATGATCCTCACCGACCAGGACAACGCGCTCGCCTGGCGCGACGACACGCCGGAGGCGCGGGCCTACTTCGCGGCCATGGCGGAGCGGGCCAACGCGGACCTGGTGGCGGCGGGGTTCCCGCGCTGTCCGGGCGGCTACATGGCGACGCGGTGGCAGGGCTCGCTGGCCGAGTGGGAGGAGCGCTTCCGCGCCTGGCTCGACCGGCCGACGCCGCAGGCGCTCCTCGAGGCGTCGATCTTCTTCGACTTCCGGGTGGCGCAGGGCTCGCTCGACCCCGAGCCGCTGGAGGCGATCGTGCGCCGGGCGCGGAACGCCCGCACCTTCCTCGCCGCGATGGCGAAGAGCGCGCTCACCTTCCACGCGCCGGGCGGCCTGATGCTGCGGCTGCGCAGCGAGTCCTCCAAGTTCGACCTGAAGCTGAAGGGCGTGAGCCCGATCGTGTTCCTGGCGCGCGTCTACGGTCTGGAGGCCGGCGCGCGCTCCTCGAACACGCTGGAGCGCCTCGCCGCCGCGGTGAAGGCCGGGCTCATCGAGCAGGACACCTGCGACACGCTCTCCGAGGCGTACCGCTACATCCTGCGCCTGCGCCTGCGCGAGCAGCTCCGGACCATCTCGGACGGGAAGATCCCGTCGAACGTGGTCTCGATGTCCGACCTGTCCTCGATCGAGCGGAGCCGGCTCCGCGACGCGTTCCGCGCCATCGAGGTCTGGCAGGAGCGGGCGTCCTACCACTACCGGACCGACCTTTTCTGA
- a CDS encoding heterodisulfide reductase-related iron-sulfur binding cluster, giving the protein MSTPTHEKTVSFKPTPGLSYDPTEERYWDRAALDGEVLRAFEICNGCRMCFKYCDSFPKLFSFVDDRHDGDVTRVTEAETREVMDACFQCKLCEVQCPYTPRDGHEFQLDFPKLVHRYRGVNRRGKAPTLRQRVLNDPDAAGKLARLSLGMANVANRARPLRVLMEKVVGVHRDKLLPEFAAEPFDAWAEKHGHVQAEPGGDAVLFQTCFVQHNEPDLGKDALYVLKRNGVDVRVVKGLRCCGMPAWETGDLESLRRWAHRDLELLLPYVERGAKVLVVNPTCSMMMRREWPHLLEGEDRARAEKLAPAVMDVSEYLWSIRNEPRFDATFASVPPGGKVAYHAPCHLRAQGIGFKGRDLLRKIPGVTVASTVMECCGHDGTFAMTVEGFEPSQRVGKKAFDGMKAAEAEVWATDCPLAAVQFQQHAGKKPLHPITLLARAYRGEGFGPKREGGER; this is encoded by the coding sequence ATGAGCACCCCGACGCACGAAAAGACCGTCTCCTTCAAGCCCACCCCGGGCCTCTCCTACGATCCCACCGAGGAGCGCTACTGGGACCGCGCCGCGCTCGACGGCGAGGTGCTGCGGGCGTTCGAGATCTGCAACGGCTGCCGCATGTGCTTCAAGTACTGCGACAGCTTCCCGAAGCTGTTCTCCTTCGTGGACGACCGGCACGACGGCGACGTCACCCGCGTCACCGAGGCCGAGACCCGCGAGGTGATGGACGCGTGCTTCCAGTGCAAGCTGTGCGAGGTGCAGTGCCCGTACACCCCGCGTGACGGGCACGAGTTCCAGCTCGACTTCCCGAAGCTGGTCCACCGCTACCGCGGCGTGAACCGGCGCGGGAAGGCGCCCACCCTGCGCCAGCGCGTGCTGAACGACCCGGACGCCGCCGGCAAGCTGGCGCGCCTGTCGCTCGGCATGGCGAACGTCGCGAACCGCGCCCGGCCGCTCCGCGTGCTGATGGAGAAGGTGGTCGGCGTGCACCGCGACAAGCTCCTGCCGGAGTTCGCCGCCGAGCCGTTCGACGCCTGGGCGGAGAAGCACGGGCACGTCCAGGCCGAGCCGGGCGGCGACGCGGTGCTGTTCCAGACCTGCTTCGTGCAGCACAACGAGCCGGACCTCGGCAAGGACGCGCTCTACGTGCTGAAGCGCAACGGCGTGGACGTGCGGGTCGTGAAGGGGCTGCGGTGCTGCGGCATGCCGGCCTGGGAGACGGGAGACCTCGAGTCGCTCCGCCGCTGGGCGCACCGCGACCTCGAGCTCCTCCTGCCGTACGTCGAGAGGGGCGCGAAGGTGCTGGTGGTGAACCCCACCTGCTCGATGATGATGCGCCGCGAGTGGCCGCACCTGCTCGAGGGCGAGGACCGGGCCCGCGCCGAGAAGCTCGCGCCGGCCGTGATGGACGTGTCGGAGTACCTCTGGTCGATCCGCAACGAGCCGCGCTTCGACGCGACCTTCGCGTCGGTGCCGCCCGGCGGCAAGGTGGCGTACCACGCGCCCTGCCACCTGCGCGCGCAGGGGATCGGCTTCAAGGGGCGCGACCTGCTGCGGAAGATCCCCGGCGTCACGGTGGCGTCCACCGTGATGGAGTGCTGCGGGCACGACGGCACGTTCGCGATGACGGTGGAGGGGTTCGAGCCCTCGCAGCGCGTCGGCAAGAAGGCGTTCGACGGGATGAAGGCCGCCGAGGCCGAGGTGTGGGCCACCGATTGCCCGCTCGCGGCCGTGCAGTTCCAGCAGCACGCGGGCAAGAAGCCCCTGCACCCCATCACCCTGCTGGCGCGGGCGTACCGCGGCGAGGGGTTCGGGCCGAAGCGCGAGGGAGGCGAGCGATGA
- the rarD gene encoding EamA family transporter RarD, producing the protein MESRSRGLAYALAAYLLWGAFPLYFKALHGVPAPEILAHRVLWSVVLLAGIVLLGGRSGQLRDALRPGRRGVLAVTAVLIAANWLIYIWAVNAGRVLEASLGYFVNPLVNVLLGMAFLRERLSRVQALAVALAGAGVAVLVVRLGTVPWLPLSLALSFGLYGLLRKRAGIDPIGGLLAETALLAPVALAYLVLRGTGGEGAFGHGAWRTALLVAAGPVTTVPLVWFAIGVRSLRLSTMGLVQYITPTIQFLMAVALFREPFTRTHAIAFGCIWVSLAAYTWDALARVRRVEAAASGAARAA; encoded by the coding sequence GTGGAATCCCGGTCCCGAGGCCTCGCCTACGCGCTCGCCGCCTACCTGCTGTGGGGCGCCTTTCCCCTGTACTTCAAGGCGCTGCACGGCGTCCCGGCCCCCGAGATCCTGGCCCACCGGGTGCTGTGGTCGGTGGTCCTGCTCGCCGGGATCGTCCTGCTGGGCGGGCGGTCCGGCCAGCTCCGCGATGCGCTCCGGCCCGGCCGGCGCGGCGTGCTCGCCGTGACGGCGGTGCTCATCGCGGCGAACTGGCTCATCTACATCTGGGCGGTGAACGCCGGCCGCGTGCTGGAGGCGAGCCTCGGGTACTTCGTGAACCCGCTCGTCAACGTGCTGCTCGGCATGGCGTTCCTGCGCGAGCGCCTCTCGCGCGTGCAGGCGCTCGCGGTGGCGCTGGCCGGCGCGGGCGTGGCGGTGCTGGTGGTGCGGCTCGGGACCGTGCCCTGGCTGCCGCTCAGCCTCGCGCTCTCGTTCGGCCTCTACGGCCTGCTCCGCAAGCGCGCCGGCATCGATCCCATCGGCGGCCTGCTGGCCGAGACCGCGCTGCTCGCCCCGGTGGCGCTCGCCTACCTGGTGCTGCGCGGGACCGGCGGCGAGGGCGCGTTCGGCCACGGCGCATGGCGCACCGCGCTCCTGGTGGCGGCGGGGCCGGTCACCACCGTCCCGCTGGTCTGGTTCGCGATCGGCGTCCGGAGCCTGCGCCTCTCGACCATGGGGCTGGTCCAGTACATCACGCCGACGATCCAGTTCCTGATGGCCGTGGCGCTGTTCCGGGAGCCGTTCACGCGCACGCACGCGATCGCCTTCGGGTGCATCTGGGTCTCGCTGGCGGCGTACACCTGGGACGCGCTCGCGCGCGTCCGGCGGGTGGAGGCAGCGGCCTCCGGAGCCGCCCGGGCCGCCTGA
- a CDS encoding diacylglycerol kinase: MRAREPHPAPPPPAARGHHGLAASFGFAWTGLAETALRDRNLRIHLALGVLAAAFAAAAPLSPAERALLLVLVALVPAAEAANSALEAAVDLASPGRSEGARIAKDAAAGAVLALAAGSVLAFLAILPPAWPALWARAGALAPAAAGALGTAAAAGLLPGPLPGGRGVRAALALGGLAGLVPLARAAEAQAGTAAAALLLALAADAARRRAAR, translated from the coding sequence ATGCGCGCCCGCGAGCCCCACCCCGCGCCCCCGCCGCCCGCCGCGCGCGGCCACCACGGGCTCGCCGCCAGCTTCGGCTTCGCCTGGACCGGCCTCGCCGAGACCGCGCTGCGCGACCGCAACCTCCGCATCCACCTCGCGCTCGGCGTGCTCGCCGCCGCCTTCGCGGCCGCCGCGCCCCTCTCGCCGGCCGAGCGGGCCCTGCTGCTGGTGCTGGTGGCGCTCGTCCCGGCGGCGGAGGCGGCCAACTCGGCGCTGGAGGCGGCGGTGGACCTCGCCTCGCCGGGCCGGAGCGAGGGGGCGCGGATCGCGAAGGACGCCGCCGCCGGCGCGGTGCTGGCGCTCGCGGCGGGGAGCGTGCTCGCGTTCCTCGCCATCCTCCCGCCCGCCTGGCCGGCGCTGTGGGCCCGCGCCGGCGCGCTCGCGCCCGCGGCCGCCGGCGCGCTCGGCACCGCCGCCGCCGCCGGCCTGCTCCCCGGGCCGCTGCCGGGCGGCCGCGGCGTCCGGGCCGCGCTCGCGCTGGGCGGCCTCGCCGGGCTCGTGCCGCTCGCGCGCGCGGCCGAGGCGCAGGCCGGCACGGCGGCCGCCGCGCTGCTCCTCGCGCTCGCCGCCGACGCCGCCCGCCGGCGCGCCGCCCGCTGA
- a CDS encoding 3'-5' exonuclease — protein sequence MLGNDHVFWPSPSWDSVVYWALDLETGGLDPRRDAILAVGMVPVRQGSVRLGESFSTLIRPEAAAAAIDPGSILAHQLVPHDVATAPSLDSVLADVDLRAREGALLVHQASLDVAFLKRAYRRCGRRWPEPPVVDTVALLIKAAKRQRFVNPDAPSMEPDLNLLAARRQRGLPDYGQHDALTDAVATAELFLVLRRQVAARTLRDLR from the coding sequence ATGCTAGGAAACGACCACGTGTTCTGGCCCTCCCCTTCGTGGGACAGCGTCGTCTACTGGGCCCTCGACCTGGAAACCGGCGGTCTGGACCCCCGCCGGGACGCGATCCTGGCCGTGGGCATGGTCCCCGTGCGCCAGGGCAGCGTCCGTCTGGGGGAGTCGTTCTCGACCCTGATCCGGCCGGAGGCGGCGGCCGCCGCCATCGACCCGGGTTCGATCCTCGCCCACCAGCTCGTCCCGCACGACGTGGCCACGGCGCCGTCGCTCGACTCGGTGCTGGCGGACGTGGACCTGCGGGCGCGGGAGGGTGCGCTGCTCGTGCACCAGGCGTCGCTCGACGTGGCGTTCCTGAAGCGCGCCTACCGCCGGTGCGGCCGCCGCTGGCCGGAGCCGCCGGTGGTGGACACGGTGGCGCTGCTCATCAAGGCCGCGAAGCGGCAGCGGTTCGTGAACCCGGACGCGCCGTCGATGGAGCCGGACCTGAACCTGCTCGCGGCGCGGCGGCAGCGCGGGCTGCCCGACTACGGCCAGCACGACGCGCTGACCGACGCGGTCGCCACCGCGGAGCTGTTCCTGGTGCTCCGGCGCCAGGTCGCCGCGCGGACCCTGCGCGACCTGCGCTGA
- a CDS encoding EAL domain-containing protein has translation MSAVAWQYGPEGVEAELHGLVPPEVDPTPAAPIPFDLHTVETRPRMPRPLDLDEIRRVLDDGRFWTEYQAIVHCRTGRTVAFEALARFRHRSGRPIPPDRVFPLLRDEPALLLRAELTLKLHQVEHAPRAPVFVNLDPDSWTRAGDRHQNPFLALFGSAQNKVVVEVTEALARTEALAARDMLASLRSRHVTVALDDVGAVDGLLSFEAMTEAEVLKFDRSLIPRFENPRYRALVQALTRMAREVGAHTVLEGVETTAEFVLARDLGFDLVQGFLFKDRARVAGR, from the coding sequence ATGAGCGCCGTCGCCTGGCAGTACGGTCCCGAGGGCGTCGAGGCAGAGCTCCACGGTCTCGTCCCGCCGGAGGTGGACCCCACCCCCGCCGCGCCCATCCCGTTCGACCTGCACACCGTCGAGACGCGCCCGCGCATGCCGCGGCCGCTCGACCTGGACGAGATCCGCCGCGTGCTCGACGACGGGCGCTTCTGGACCGAGTACCAGGCCATCGTGCACTGCCGCACCGGGCGCACGGTCGCGTTCGAGGCGCTGGCCCGCTTCCGCCACCGCAGCGGCCGGCCCATCCCGCCGGATCGCGTGTTCCCGCTGCTGCGCGACGAGCCGGCGCTCCTGCTCCGCGCCGAGCTGACGCTGAAGCTGCACCAGGTCGAGCACGCGCCCCGGGCGCCAGTGTTCGTGAACCTCGACCCCGACTCGTGGACCCGCGCCGGCGATCGCCACCAGAACCCGTTCCTGGCGCTGTTCGGCTCGGCGCAGAACAAGGTGGTGGTGGAGGTGACCGAGGCGCTGGCCCGCACCGAGGCGCTCGCCGCGCGCGACATGCTCGCGTCGCTCCGCTCGCGGCACGTCACCGTCGCGCTCGACGACGTCGGCGCGGTGGACGGCCTGCTCTCCTTCGAGGCGATGACCGAGGCCGAGGTGCTGAAGTTCGACCGCTCGCTCATCCCGCGCTTCGAGAACCCGCGCTACCGCGCGCTGGTGCAGGCGCTCACGCGGATGGCGCGCGAGGTCGGCGCGCACACCGTGCTCGAGGGCGTCGAGACCACCGCCGAGTTCGTGCTGGCGCGCGACCTCGGCTTCGACCTGGTGCAGGGCTTCCTGTTCAAGGACCGCGCGCGCGTCGCCGGGCGGTAG
- a CDS encoding 4Fe-4S binding protein: MNPKLDVLPTALPTPPPPAAERGERWTNPWRSLPRVRWAVQLAYLAFLLLVGWQFLRFYDAVRGGGPIDVARPPSVEAFLPIAALVSLKRFVLTRYWDEIHPAGLTILLAALATAFVARKAFCSWVCPVGTISRAFEWLGRKLLWRRGWPSVPRWLDLPLASLKYLLLGFFVWTVFVQMPLAAIEGFMQAPYNVVADAKMLELLLHPSTTFLAVVGVLALLSLVVKHFWCRYLCPYGALLGVVSWFSPVSVRRDPEACNDCRACTRACPNEIQVHTKLRVLSTECTGCMSCVAACTTRDCLGVTRKGARTLSPWLVPALTLGVMIGFWAIAAATGFWQTIVPPEAFRWAYRVMGIG, from the coding sequence GTGAACCCGAAGCTCGACGTCCTCCCCACCGCGCTCCCCACCCCGCCCCCGCCCGCCGCCGAGCGCGGCGAGCGCTGGACCAACCCGTGGCGCAGCCTCCCCCGGGTCCGGTGGGCGGTGCAGCTCGCCTACCTCGCGTTCCTCCTGCTGGTCGGCTGGCAGTTCCTGCGCTTCTACGACGCGGTCCGCGGCGGCGGGCCCATCGACGTGGCGCGCCCACCGTCGGTCGAGGCGTTCCTGCCCATCGCCGCGCTCGTGTCGCTGAAGCGCTTCGTGCTCACGCGCTACTGGGACGAGATCCACCCGGCCGGCCTCACCATCCTGCTCGCGGCGCTCGCGACGGCGTTCGTGGCGCGCAAGGCGTTCTGCTCGTGGGTGTGCCCGGTGGGAACGATCTCGCGCGCGTTCGAGTGGCTGGGGCGCAAGCTCCTGTGGCGCCGCGGCTGGCCGAGCGTACCCCGCTGGCTGGACCTTCCGCTCGCGTCGCTGAAGTACCTCCTGCTCGGCTTCTTCGTCTGGACGGTGTTCGTCCAGATGCCGCTCGCCGCCATCGAGGGCTTCATGCAGGCGCCCTACAACGTGGTCGCCGACGCGAAGATGCTGGAGCTGCTCCTCCACCCCTCGACGACCTTCCTCGCCGTCGTCGGGGTCCTCGCGCTCCTGTCGCTGGTGGTGAAGCACTTCTGGTGCCGGTACCTGTGCCCGTACGGCGCCCTGCTCGGCGTGGTGAGCTGGTTCTCGCCGGTGTCGGTGCGCCGGGACCCCGAGGCCTGCAACGACTGCCGCGCCTGCACCCGCGCCTGCCCGAACGAGATCCAGGTCCACACCAAGCTCCGCGTGCTCTCCACCGAGTGCACCGGCTGCATGTCGTGCGTCGCGGCGTGCACCACGCGCGACTGCCTGGGCGTGACGCGCAAGGGCGCGCGGACGCTCTCGCCGTGGCTCGTGCCCGCGCTGACGCTCGGGGTGATGATCGGGTTCTGGGCGATCGCCGCGGCGACCGGGTTCTGGCAGACGATCGTGCCGCCCGAGGCGTTCCGCTGGGCGTACCGGGTGATGGGGATCGGCTAG
- a CDS encoding rubrerythrin family protein, protein MAQLKGSKTEQNLKDAFAGESQANRRYLYFAKIADVEGYPEVAANFRDTAEGETGHAHGHMDFLKPVGDPATGLPIGDSVANLKAAIAGETHEYTDMYPGMAKTAREEGFAEVADWFETLAKAEKSHAGRFDKMLKTIA, encoded by the coding sequence ATGGCCCAGCTGAAGGGAAGCAAGACCGAGCAGAACCTGAAGGACGCGTTCGCGGGTGAGTCGCAGGCCAACCGCCGCTACCTGTACTTCGCGAAGATCGCCGACGTGGAGGGCTACCCCGAGGTCGCCGCCAACTTCCGCGACACCGCCGAGGGCGAGACCGGCCACGCGCACGGCCACATGGACTTCCTGAAGCCGGTCGGCGATCCCGCCACCGGCCTCCCGATCGGCGACAGCGTCGCGAACCTGAAGGCCGCCATCGCCGGCGAGACCCACGAGTACACCGACATGTACCCGGGCATGGCGAAGACGGCGCGCGAGGAGGGCTTCGCGGAGGTCGCCGACTGGTTCGAGACGCTGGCGAAGGCGGAGAAGTCGCACGCCGGCCGCTTCGACAAGATGCTGAAGACGATCGCCTAG
- a CDS encoding universal stress protein codes for MPNADWKRICCPIDFSDASRAAMEVAADLARRNAGSLTLLHAYPVPGYTFPDGSVVASPKMMQDLAEQAKRHLDEWRREAEALGAPAVDTATAVGEPAAEIVAWAADQRADVLVLGTHGRTGLEHALMGSVAERVVRRARCPVVTVHPHGPAK; via the coding sequence ATGCCGAACGCCGACTGGAAGCGGATCTGCTGCCCCATCGACTTCTCCGACGCCTCGCGCGCGGCGATGGAGGTCGCCGCCGACCTGGCCCGCCGGAACGCGGGCTCGCTCACGCTCCTCCACGCCTACCCGGTGCCCGGCTACACGTTCCCCGACGGCTCGGTGGTGGCCAGCCCGAAGATGATGCAGGACCTGGCGGAGCAGGCGAAGCGGCACCTCGACGAGTGGCGCCGGGAGGCCGAGGCGCTGGGCGCGCCGGCGGTGGACACCGCCACCGCGGTGGGCGAGCCGGCCGCCGAGATCGTGGCCTGGGCGGCGGACCAGCGCGCCGACGTGCTGGTGCTCGGGACGCACGGGCGCACCGGCCTGGAGCACGCGCTGATGGGCTCGGTCGCGGAGCGCGTGGTGCGCCGCGCGCGCTGCCCGGTGGTCACGGTGCACCCGCACGGCCCGGCGAAGTAG
- a CDS encoding DUF3501 family protein encodes MRKVRRDEILDPSTYERSREEVRAAVLQAKARRRVHVGGVLTFLFENTATVRYQIQEMVRAERITRDEDVRHELDTYNELLGGPGELGVSLLIEIAEPEERDRRLREWLQLPEHLYLLLPSGEKVRAAYDPRQVGTDRLSSVQYLKFDVRGEAPVAIGCDLPAFTVETRLDEAQREALAADLKAGG; translated from the coding sequence ATGAGGAAGGTCCGGCGCGACGAGATCCTCGACCCGTCCACCTACGAGCGGTCGCGCGAGGAGGTCCGCGCCGCGGTGCTGCAGGCCAAGGCCCGGCGCCGCGTGCACGTGGGCGGCGTGCTCACGTTCCTGTTCGAGAACACCGCCACCGTCCGCTACCAGATCCAGGAGATGGTGCGCGCCGAGCGGATCACGCGCGACGAGGACGTCCGGCACGAGCTCGACACGTACAACGAGCTGCTGGGCGGCCCGGGCGAGCTGGGCGTGTCGCTGCTCATCGAGATCGCCGAGCCGGAGGAGCGCGACCGGCGGCTGCGCGAGTGGCTGCAGCTCCCGGAGCACCTCTACCTGCTGCTCCCCTCCGGCGAGAAGGTGCGCGCCGCCTACGACCCGCGGCAGGTCGGCACCGACCGGCTCTCCTCCGTCCAGTACCTGAAGTTCGACGTGCGGGGCGAGGCGCCGGTCGCGATCGGGTGCGACCTGCCGGCGTTCACCGTGGAGACCCGCCTCGACGAGGCGCAGCGCGAGGCGCTCGCGGCCGACCTGAAGGCCGGCGGCTAG
- a CDS encoding adenylyl-sulfate kinase, with protein MSGAVVWVTGLPASGKSTFGRALVARVRAADRPAVLLDGDAVRAALSPAPGYDPAARAAFYETLGNLALLLAGEGLVVVVAATAARRVFRDRVRVRAPRFVEVWIDATPEACAARDPKGLWARARAGGAPELPGGGAPYEPPRAPEVVARGGGEDREALAAAAALLEDG; from the coding sequence ATGAGCGGCGCGGTGGTGTGGGTGACCGGGCTCCCCGCCTCCGGCAAGAGCACCTTCGGCCGGGCGCTGGTGGCGCGCGTGCGCGCGGCGGATCGGCCGGCGGTGCTGCTCGACGGCGACGCGGTGCGGGCCGCCCTCTCGCCGGCGCCGGGCTACGACCCGGCCGCGCGCGCGGCGTTCTACGAGACGCTGGGCAACCTGGCGCTGCTGCTCGCGGGCGAGGGGCTGGTGGTGGTGGTGGCCGCGACCGCCGCCCGGCGCGTGTTCCGCGACCGCGTCCGGGTCCGGGCGCCGCGGTTCGTGGAGGTCTGGATCGACGCGACGCCGGAGGCCTGCGCGGCCCGGGATCCCAAGGGGCTCTGGGCACGGGCGCGCGCGGGCGGCGCGCCGGAGCTGCCGGGCGGCGGCGCGCCCTACGAGCCGCCGCGCGCGCCGGAGGTGGTGGCGCGGGGCGGCGGGGAGGACCGGGAGGCGCTCGCCGCCGCGGCGGCGCTGCTCGAGGACGGGTGA
- a CDS encoding dihydroorotate dehydrogenase-like protein produces MADLVTEYMGLALPSPVVLAASALSNRLENLQAAEAHGAGAVVLRSLFEEQLEGAGATIAAALDGAAWASPDVRAHFPPQRVGPHEYLSLVERAKRALEIPVIASLNGSAAGGWTEFARDIEQAGADALELNLYAVEADPAVSAAEVEARYLEAVSAVRDAVTIPVAVKLSPYFTALAHFCARLDALGVNGIVLFNRFLQPDLSLERMAAVPTMSLSTPAEALVPLRWIGILHGRVRAHLAATTGVHDGLGAVKQLLAGAQVVQVASTLVRHGIPQLGKIVAGVDDWLDRRGTGTVDEIRGLLSQRAAQDPGAYERAQYVHLILSQNI; encoded by the coding sequence ATGGCCGACCTCGTCACCGAGTACATGGGGCTCGCCCTGCCGAGCCCGGTCGTGCTCGCCGCGTCCGCCCTGTCGAACCGGCTGGAGAACCTCCAGGCCGCGGAGGCGCACGGCGCGGGCGCGGTGGTGCTCCGCTCGCTGTTCGAGGAGCAGCTCGAGGGGGCCGGCGCGACCATCGCGGCCGCGCTGGACGGCGCCGCCTGGGCGAGCCCCGACGTGCGCGCGCACTTCCCGCCGCAGCGGGTCGGGCCGCACGAGTACCTCTCGCTCGTCGAGCGGGCCAAGCGCGCGCTGGAGATCCCGGTCATCGCCAGCCTGAACGGCTCGGCCGCGGGCGGCTGGACCGAGTTTGCCCGGGACATCGAGCAGGCGGGGGCGGACGCGCTGGAGCTGAACCTGTACGCGGTGGAGGCGGATCCGGCGGTGAGCGCGGCCGAGGTGGAGGCGCGCTACCTCGAGGCGGTCTCGGCGGTGCGCGACGCGGTGACGATCCCGGTGGCGGTGAAGCTCTCGCCCTACTTCACCGCGCTCGCCCACTTCTGCGCGCGGCTCGACGCGCTCGGCGTGAACGGGATCGTCCTGTTCAACCGCTTCCTCCAGCCCGACCTCTCGCTGGAGCGCATGGCCGCGGTGCCCACCATGTCGCTCTCCACGCCGGCCGAGGCGCTGGTCCCGCTGCGCTGGATCGGCATCCTGCACGGCCGCGTCCGCGCGCACCTCGCCGCCACCACCGGCGTGCACGACGGGCTCGGCGCGGTGAAGCAGCTCCTCGCCGGCGCGCAGGTGGTGCAGGTCGCCTCGACGCTGGTGCGGCACGGGATCCCGCAGCTCGGCAAGATCGTGGCGGGCGTCGACGACTGGCTGGACCGCCGCGGCACCGGCACCGTGGACGAGATCCGGGGGCTGCTCTCGCAGCGCGCGGCGCAGGACCCGGGCGCCTACGAGCGCGCCCAGTACGTGCACCTCATCCTCTCCCAGAACATCTAG